The genomic window atcggatcactatagcagatagctgccattcaaactgatgTTTCACAAACCaatccttgtatagaaaacaaTTTGCGCTAACGATTTATATTCGCAAAATTTGACACTTATTATTGTCCAAGGTAACGCTATAAAATCccaagaaaatgttcagatcggactagtatagcacatagctgtcatacaaaccgatgAAATcatgatatttttatacccatTAATGCTAAGAGAAATgcgcctgtgaagggtattgtaacttcgatgcagccgaattcaacatttttaattatgtttggcAGATTTGATTTGTTTTAGCAACACCAAgtttacttttttagttttttgtttttgctgcgaAATATTCAGTCCCATGAACTTAGTTGACGTTTCTATCAATCATTGCTGCATTAAGCAGGACACAGGTGTGTCAAAGTCAAACAGCTTTTCCCATAAGAATTGTCTGCATGGTCTGAAAGACaagaattaatttaattagaaagcATAGATACAGTTGGTTCCAGGCAAATTTGATTTATGGTGCGTTATGTGCTGTAAGCAAGGCGGAAACTAGAATGGACTCAAAAGCATTACGCTCGAATCCCGTTAGACATATTTATGCACTTTACTCGTTCAACACGAGTACGAAACATTTTGTAGTTTTTCATTTCAAGCACTTCATTTTTTATGTTGTCTAAACCCAAGCGGAAAAgttcttataaatatatatgtatgtatgctatagtgggtTGACACATTCACTCCAAATCAAATTTGAATAGGAGGAGGAGATTGATGAATAATAACTAGTTGTGTCCAATAGGCTTTGTTATTTTCTTGAATACGGAAGTGACTTCAGCAGAATAAGGTATGGCAATAATATTGCATAATCTTCTCAACACAAACACTATATTTCTTTTGCCACTTCAATTTTTTCTAGCTGAATGTTGaaatattccattattttttactttttggatAACTTGCATTTGAAACACTGCACACACTTTTGCTTCtgatttcatttttcaaattttttcatttagtttgATGTAActgatttttcttcttttagcactatttttctttatttggaaAGCTGAcatatttcaaatagttttaatgGGAATGGGTAAGGGTAAACGTCTTTCCTTTAAACCGGTCAAAACAGTCCATATTTTCACAACAGTTCgtgtgttttcttttattttcgaaaacattgCAACCTCTCCGCCTTCGTTCAGCAAATAAAGTTCACATATGTAtggttttgtttatatttttacgataCGTATAATTATAActatgatttaaaattatatagtatgtatatgcattgtatttataattgaaaaagtttgtCAACTTTTCATTCCTTTTACCATggaattgcttttgttgtacaGCGACACAGTGTGTTATAATTTAAACATGtacttttaaaattaactttagtcaataatatatatgtatatctttttttttttaatttatgcgaACAAAACTGAAGTAATACATTTATTGATATCATTTTCATAATTTGGGACTGcaagtatatttgtaataaaatatgtaaatatccaACAATGCCATGATGTATTAAGAACTGAAGTTTTTgcattgcaattttaatttaataactttaacATTCGAGTTAGAACTGCAATATAGGCTGTTCATtgatttcatatacatataaataaaatgtatttaaaaatattttttactttgtttgaTTTTCACTTGTAATcccaattaaaaaatgaaaaattttcatttttagtgACTTATTACTGAAAATATATGTTTCGACTAAATTAGTTGTTAATGATAAAACAACTAAAAAGTATTAACATATGCGTCATTTTCTTGTTTCTATCAATGTCTATATAACTTTTTAAGAtttaatacatatacactttataTTTGAGGGATTTTAAAATCCTTTTgcatgttaaatttttttgcctAATTTTGCAATCACTTTACGCGTTATTAAGTAATTTGAAGAGCATTATATTAAAGAACTTAGTAGCCGCACTTGAATAATATATTACTCGCATGCAGCTCAAAACCTCACTCGTTTTCCGACACACATTCATTCCGATTACATAGTTCGAACACGAAGAGGTTACGGGGTGCATTTAAAGAGGTTCTTTATCgggatattttatttaaattttttttaagaatttcgaCGCACTTTTTCACACAAAACCTTCATCAATTTTGCTTTCTTTAGTGGTTTTCGCGTTCACAATGGGAGGACGTTTGTAACCGTCTGCCCGTAAATACTTCACTTTACACCTTTGTTGCGTATATCATATTCATAGACACATTGTTGTTTTAACGTCTACCGTCACGGTAATTACGCGctccaccgctgctgccaccaCCAGCACGGAAATGTCTATCGTTTCCACCGCTGCGGGATCCGGAGCCACCACTTACACCACCGCTAGGTCCACGGTAGTCACGACCACCAGCTCGTTCACGTGGACGCATCATATTTGAGTTGTTGGAACGTTGGCTGTTGCTACGAAAACTGTTAGGACCACCTGATGTGTTGCCTGCATTAATAGCATTAGTAGAACTTGAAAAACCACCACTACCTCCGACAGAGCTAGAGCCCCCAATACCGCTGTTACCACCATTGGAAGCTGACGTCCCAGCACTGCTGCCAAAGCTCGGGAAACCTGGTGGCATACCATCGGGTAACGTGGGTAAACCGGCATTTTTCCATGCTGCGAAGTCTTCATAGGATGGTGCTTTGTCAAAACCAGGTGGCGGAGGCCTGATTGGCTGAGGTGGAGGATAATCTGGCAGTGGTGGTCCATCGTAGTAACGCACTGGTGGCGGTAATTGATCGTACATAGATGGTGGACCTGGTGGCGGTAAAGCACCCGAACCGGAAGCAGATAGTGGAAGTTGCGCAAATGGCGGTACGAACGGTAATGGAGGCAGTTGTCCATGCATGGAGCGCATGTAGTCTACCATGTATGCTTCGGCAGAATTCATATACCGATCCCATGATGGCAAGCCAGTATCGCCTCCACCAGCACGTGATCCTCCACTTCCACCCGCACCTACGCTACCACTACTGCGGTATGGCGAGGATGAGCGTTTAAAACCGCCACCCGGTGGCATACCGAGTGGTGGAAGTTTATAAGGACGATGAGGTCCGGAACTAAATGTACGCCTATGTCGCATTGGACCACCACTACTACCAGCTCGACGGTCGCCTTGGCGGTAACTCGGGAAACCGCTGCCAGCACCACCGCGACTACCACGAGAAGATAAACTTCGCGGTGGACGATATGAGACACGAATTCCTTTTTCACGCATCATTTTAGCAGTTTCTTTCGATTTTCGTAATATAGGTGTCATTTCGATTTTCTCATCTTCGGGGAATAAGCGACATAGCTCTGAGCCTACTTTGGGCTCAATTTCTTGGCCATCACGTCCAATTTTAACCGGCTTACTTTCATTCCACGTATTGTATAGGTGAGAAGTACAGTTAAATGACAGCTCTTTTCGACATATCCAATCCAACTCAATTATACCTCCGAGTGCCTTTGGAGAGATACTAGGTGGTAAAACCCATGCCGGATGAGAAAGATCTCTGCGCGACTGTGAACTCATGCGGGCAAACCCAgcaaattttcctaaaaattttaaaaaggcaAACATGTGGTAAAACTTATTATTAAAACAGTTAAAGAAGTCAATTTGTCAatgacgattttttttttaatttagtgctaGGAAGTTCAATGAGCTTGGTGTGATTTCTGCattttatatgatatttatacataaaatgtatatatacaacgAAACATTGAACACCTTCGaccataaaagaaaaaaaattttattacgaGTTAGCGTGATGACTCACCACTTTCGTTGACGGAGAAGATTAATAAAACATTCCGGGATTCCTTGAATGCTTGATTAAGATTTGCCTCATTTTGTGGTAGTGTAGcccaaacatttttattcttagcaatggcaacattgtctGCATTATTTGATTTAATAAGGAAGAAGTGAGTACCCCGAAACAAGTAGTTTAGTTTAGTCATATAATCATACGATTTGCCACTAGTAGTCGACCCACTTTGGGTTTTCTTTTCGGGGGAAGCACTCTTAGATATCGGCTTTCGTCCATTACGTTTAATATTTGCTGCTGAATCAGAATCTTCTGATTCGGAATCGCTGTCAAATGGTGTCTTCGTTGTAGGCTTGTCTTCTGCATCACTGGCTTCACTTTTATTACCACTGGTATTGGCGTATGCCGATACAGACCCACTACTTGTATTTGCCGGCCCATTACTATTAGCTACTGAAGTAGTAGAGTTTTTGCTAGAACTGCTAGcttttttttgcgatttctttTCTTTACTGCTGGTACCTTTACTTTCTGAAGTTTTAGTTGACGATTCGTCTTTATTTGATGATTCTTCGTTACTTCGTTTTTTCTTACCACCTACAGAAGTTTTTCCGTTTACAGCTCCGACCGCCGGCGAAGATGTACGCTTCGTAGTTGCTTTCTTCTCACTCTCTTTACTagcttttttctttgttttatttttacgtttttcaCCGATTGACGATATAGTCGTGCTCACAGAACTAATACTAGGCTGGGAGACTGAAGACTCCGAACCTGATTCTGACGCCTCGCTCCTTGTGTCAAAAGAGTCGTCGAAATCTTGTAACTCTTCGGCTATATCTGCTTCATTTTCGTCCAATCCTAAGTGTACTGCGTCCAAGTCAGCCATAATTTTCATCTGTTTTACACTCTATATGTAGCGCAGTCTGCGCTAATGCTTTTCCTCAATGGATGTATTTCTGCTTCTGTAGACAGTGCGAATGTGGCGAAAAGAAAGATGAAAATAAAGAACGATGCCGACTTTTTTACAATTCATTGTTCTTGGCGTATTAACTTACCTCACCTTATTGATTCTTTTAAAACAATTGCTAAGTAAACGTTTTTTCGCAATATTGttgcactaataattattttacttattgaTTTTTGCAATTCAACGTGGAAAGAAATTTGCATATACCTCAAAGGTTTGTGGataattttcttctttctttgaCAAACTCAGCAATGGTGGATGAGTGGAAAGAAATATGACGCGTAGCTAACCATCTCACTCTTAAGGCACACTGTTGcattgaaaaatcaaatttggaCTATTCAGTTTAAGTGTTTAGCGGCATAttttattcgattttatttaaaataatacatatttttaaagatattaaattaacttgcatacacaaatattaatttatatatgccTTTCATTCATATAACACGTATCAGGATTTATCTTTTATTCTTCTAATTCGTTCTATTGTCGCAACGCTTATTCGCCGTAGTTATAAGAATTAAGCGAATTTGCCGGCATTTTGCAAATCAGCTGAATGTGACATTTCAAATTAGCGTATTCGTTTAAAATGTGTTTACATTTGTGAAATATTGTAAAAGGGTTTCAGAATATTAATAATGAAGTTTGATTTTGATCAGAAACTAACCGTGTTACCTCTTCAAATAATTGAAGaatttacatttcaaaaatgcttGCTGCCCaaagaaatttttactaaaaacgaATTACGCCCAGGTGTTTGGATGAAATGTTGTGTTGAAAGAACGGGCTTTGACACCTGCTATTTTCTATGTCAAATTTATCCTCGAGATATTAACGTAAATTGTTGTTACCTAGACTATGGAGTTGGCACTGCAACTCTTTTAGAAAAAGGAGGCATATTAAACAGCCTAGAAGCGATAGAATGCCAAACAGGAGATAGTGGACAGGTTGCGGTAACGTTGGAAATTAATGAAGGTTTCTTTAAAAGTCGCCTACGCAAGTTGTCCACTAGCATGTTAACTATCGCCCTTAAGCAGATATTAACGCCACTTAATTTAATGATAGGATGTGTTGTGCGCAATAAAAGTACTCGAAATTTGGGGATATCTGCTATCCATATTGACTCTTgtataaatacaaatgaaaattcACTTTTCCAATTGGATAGCCAAACACAATTGTATATAAACAACATATATATTAGTGCCAAATCGAATGCATCGGAAGTAAAGCAATTTTTCAAACATGGTTACGAAATGGTTTGGAAAGAAATTGAGGATTTATTGTGTAATAGTAGGCTACGTGATATGCAAATCGAATCTAATGGCATTCGCCCGCATCTAAACGCCCTTCTTATCGGTGCACCAGGTTGTGGCAAAACAGCTTTACTGAATGCATTTGTCGAGCAGCATAAATGCAATTGTTTTCATATTTCCACGGAAAATGTTTTACACGAGTATCCTGGTGAGGCTGAAGCACAATTGCGCAAAGAATTCGAAAATGCTTTATATTTAACTAAACATCTGAAATCTAAAAGtaagtaagaaaaaatatttagcttttattctaaaaacaaatctatgaaattattaaaatttcagatcctacgataattattttcgaaaatattgactTGTTGTGTCCCGTCTCGAATAATACATCTACCACGGATGCAGCCAACTCAAATCGTATATGCGTTCAATTGGTTAAGCTACTTGACGAACTTCATAATTCGAATGCtagtatattatgtatagcGACTTCATCGAATCCAAGTGCCATAAATGCCAGCGTACGTCGACCTGGTCGTTTTCAACATGAAATCACCGTTGATTGGCCGAATGAGCCAAcacgcaaaattttatttaacgctATGTTCGAATTCAGTCAAGCAAAACCATTTCTGACGCCAAAGAAACTTGACGTTGAACTACTCGACTTAGTCGGCAAACGTACGCAAGGTTTTGTCGCAGGAGATCTGGCGCTATTGGTACAAAATATAGAACAAAATCAAGTAAAGCAAGAGAAAGAGTTCGACATTGCACATTTCGTAAAGTTAGCACTGAATAATGTAATAAAATCCAATTGTAATCTTTGGTCATAAATAATAAACCGGTACTTGCTTTTTTAGGTAAGACCTGCAGCGGTGCACACGGCCGATGTTCGAGTATATAAATTTGTGGACGGCTTCGAAACTATCGGTGGTATGAATAAGCTAAAACGTACAATGGAGGTTAGCATTTTGGCAGGTCTGCGTAAACAAGAAAAGTTTAGAAAATTCGGACTAAAATTACCAAAaggtaaattaataaaaattatttagtttcaTCGCAGCTTAAAAGTAAATTGTATTTTCTTAAAAGGTCTGCTGCTATATGGCCCACCGGGTTGCGCGAAAACGACCTTTGCGAAATGTCTAGCCAAAGAAGCGGATATGACGTTTATTTCTATAGCTAGCGCAGATGTTTATTCGCCTTACGTTGGCGCAGCAGAAAAGTTTATTGTACGAATTTTCGATACCGCACGAAAAAATGCACCTTgtcttatattttttgatgaaatcggTAGATGAGAACCAAACTTCggctttatatatatatttataaattttcatttattctttGTGCAACAGATACGCTGGCCGGTCGACGACCCATTAGCTCAAATAGTTCAAGTGATGTGCAGGTACGTATACTCTCAACGCTATTGACTGAAATGGATGGCGTTATAGACGGTTCGGATGAGAACAGCCAGCAAATACTCGTCGTGGCAGCTAGTAATCGGCCAGATATGATTGATGATGCATTACTACGGCCTGGCCGTTTaagtaaacatatatatgtgccAGCACCGGATTTACAGTCGCGTATATCCATTTTACAGTTAATTGCGAAACGTATGCCCTTTGCAGCagatgtaaatataaaaaaaattgccgaAGAAACAGAGCTTTACACAGGCGCCGATATGTGCAATCTTTGCAATGAGGCTGCATTGTTAGCCTTTGAAAGATTGAGTGTGGATAGTAGTGAAGATGATTATAAAATTAACGCgaaagaatttgattttgctttgaaaaattcgaaatctTCACTCTCGACAAATCAGCTGAGCTTGTAtacgaaatttcaaaagaaaatcgaGGCAAAATCAGGAGAATAGCGGAGTATACTTGAATTgctttaacaaatatttatgtaaatacattttaattggTTGTTAAAATAAATGCAGGCAAGGATGTgcatatttaatgttaattaattaataatttcattattgaaaCAACTATGTTTGTAGAAGTTGTATactcattacatacatatgtgtgtatataaacgtataaatGAATTTGTATGGGTTtgtgca from Bactrocera tryoni isolate S06 chromosome 5, CSIRO_BtryS06_freeze2, whole genome shotgun sequence includes these protein-coding regions:
- the LOC120776563 gene encoding YTH domain-containing protein 1; the encoded protein is MKIMADLDAVHLGLDENEADIAEELQDFDDSFDTRSEASESGSESSVSQPSISSVSTTISSIGEKRKNKTKKKASKESEKKATTKRTSSPAVGAVNGKTSVGGKKKRSNEESSNKDESSTKTSESKGTSSKEKKSQKKASSSSKNSTTSVANSNGPANTSSGSVSAYANTSGNKSEASDAEDKPTTKTPFDSDSESEDSDSAANIKRNGRKPISKSASPEKKTQSGSTTSGKSYDYMTKLNYLFRGTHFFLIKSNNADNVAIAKNKNVWATLPQNEANLNQAFKESRNVLLIFSVNESGKFAGFARMSSQSRRDLSHPAWVLPPSISPKALGGIIELDWICRKELSFNCTSHLYNTWNESKPVKIGRDGQEIEPKVGSELCRLFPEDEKIEMTPILRKSKETAKMMREKGIRVSYRPPRSLSSRGSRGGAGSGFPSYRQGDRRAGSSGGPMRHRRTFSSGPHRPYKLPPLGMPPGGGFKRSSSPYRSSGSVGAGGSGGSRAGGGDTGLPSWDRYMNSAEAYMVDYMRSMHGQLPPLPFVPPFAQLPLSASGSGALPPPGPPSMYDQLPPPVRYYDGPPLPDYPPPQPIRPPPPGFDKAPSYEDFAAWKNAGLPTLPDGMPPGFPSFGSSAGTSASNGGNSGIGGSSSVGGSGGFSSSTNAINAGNTSGGPNSFRSNSQRSNNSNMMRPRERAGGRDYRGPSGGVSGGSGSRSGGNDRHFRAGGGSSGGARNYRDGRR
- the LOC120778237 gene encoding spermatogenesis-associated protein 5-like protein 1 → MKFDFDQKLTVLPLQIIEEFTFQKCLLPKEIFTKNELRPGVWMKCCVERTGFDTCYFLCQIYPRDINVNCCYLDYGVGTATLLEKGGILNSLEAIECQTGDSGQVAVTLEINEGFFKSRLRKLSTSMLTIALKQILTPLNLMIGCVVRNKSTRNLGISAIHIDSCINTNENSLFQLDSQTQLYINNIYISAKSNASEVKQFFKHGYEMVWKEIEDLLCNSRLRDMQIESNGIRPHLNALLIGAPGCGKTALLNAFVEQHKCNCFHISTENVLHEYPGEAEAQLRKEFENALYLTKHLKSKNPTIIIFENIDLLCPVSNNTSTTDAANSNRICVQLVKLLDELHNSNASILCIATSSNPSAINASVRRPGRFQHEITVDWPNEPTRKILFNAMFEFSQAKPFLTPKKLDVELLDLVGKRTQGFVAGDLALLVQNIEQNQVKQEKEFDIAHFVKLALNNVRPAAVHTADVRVYKFVDGFETIGGMNKLKRTMEVSILAGLRKQEKFRKFGLKLPKGLLLYGPPGCAKTTFAKCLAKEADMTFISIASADVYSPYVGAAEKFIVRIFDTARKNAPCLIFFDEIDTLAGRRPISSNSSSDVQVRILSTLLTEMDGVIDGSDENSQQILVVAASNRPDMIDDALLRPGRLSKHIYVPAPDLQSRISILQLIAKRMPFAADVNIKKIAEETELYTGADMCNLCNEAALLAFERLSVDSSEDDYKINAKEFDFALKNSKSSLSTNQLSLYTKFQKKIEAKSGE